From a single Nicotiana tomentosiformis chromosome 2, ASM39032v3, whole genome shotgun sequence genomic region:
- the LOC104112414 gene encoding cyclin-D3-2-like yields the protein MVFPLDTQLLNPIFDVLYCEEDRFLDDDDLGEWSSTLEQVGNNVKKTLPLLECDMFWEDDQLVTLLTKEKESHLGFDCLISDGDGFLVEVRKEALDWMLRVIAHYGFTAMTAVLAVNYFDRFVSGLCFQKDKPWMSQLAAVACLSIAAKVEETQVPLLLDLQVADSRFVFEAKTIQRMELLVLSTLKWKMNPVTPLSFIDHIMRRFGFMTNLHLDFLRRCERLILGIITDSRLLHYPPSVIATAVVYFVINEIEPCNAMEYQNQLMTVLKVKQDSFEECHDLILELMGTSGYNICQSLKRKHQSVPGSPSGVIDAYFSCDSSNDSWSVASSISSSPEPQYKRIKTQDQTMTLAPLSSVSVVVGSSPR from the exons atggttTTCCCTTTAGATACTCAGCTCCTAAATCCAATCTTTGATGTCCTTTACTGTGAGGAAGATCGATTCTTGGACGATGATGATTTAGGAGAATGGTCTAGTACTTTAGAACAAGTAGGAAATAATGTGAAAAAGACTCTACCTTTATTAGAATGTGACATGTTTTGGGAAGATGACCAGCTTGTCACTCTTTTAACTAAGGAAAAAGAGTCTCATTTGGGTTTTGATTGTTTAATCTCAGATGGAGATGGGTTTTTAGTGGAGGTTAGAAAAGAGGCATTGGATTGGATGTTGAGAGTCATTGCTCACTATGGTTTCACTGCTATGACTGCTGTTTTAGCTGTGAATTATTTTGATAGGTTTGTATCTGGACTCTGCTTTCAGAAAGATAAGCCTTGGATGAGTCAACTTGCTGCTGTGGCTTGTCTTTCTATTGCTGCTAAAGTGGAAGAGACCCAAGTCCCCCTTCTCTTAGACCTCCAA GTGGCTGACTCAAGATTTGTGTTTGAGGCAAAGACTATTCAGAGAATGGAACTCTTGGTGCTCTCCACTCTTAAGTGGAAAATGAATCCAGTGACACCACTATCTTTCATTGATCATATCATGAGGAGATTTGGATTCATGACCAATCTACATTTGGATTTTCTTAGGAGATGTGAACGCCTCATTCTTGGTATTATCACTG ATTCTAGGCTCTTGCATTATCCTCCATCTGTTATTGCAACTGCAGTAGTGTATTTCGTGATCAATGAGATTGAGCCTTGCAATGCAATGGAATACCAGAATCAGCTCATGACTGTTCTTAAAGTCAAACAG GATAGTTTTGAAGAATGCCATGATCTTATTCTAGAGCTAATGGGCACTTCTGGCTACAATATCTGCCAAAGCCTCAAGCGCAAACATCAATCTGTACCTGGCAGTCCAAGTGGAGTTATCGATGCATATTTTAGTTGCGACAGCTCTAATGATTCGTGGTCGGTAGCATCTTCAATTTCATCGTCACCAGAACCTCAGTATAAGAGGATCAAAACTCAGGATCAGACAATGACACTGGCTCCACTGAGTTCTGTTTCTGTCGTTGTGGGCAGTAGTCCTCGTTGA
- the LOC104112415 gene encoding ADP-ribosylation factor 2-B-like, protein MGMSISKFVKMLFAKKEMRILMVGLDAAGKTTILYKLKLGEIVTTIPTIGFNVETVEYKNSSFTVWDVGGQDKIRPLWRHYFQNTQGLIFVVDSNDRDRITEARDELHRMLNEEELRSATILVFANKQDLPNAMSVAEISDKLGLHSLRQRRWYIQSACATSGQGLYEGLDWLSNNISGKA, encoded by the exons ATGGGCATGTCAATATCCAAGTTCGTAAAAATgctatttgcaaagaaagaaatGAGAATATTAATGGTGGGACTCGATGCAGCTGGTAAAACAACCATCTTGTACAAGTTAAAACTTGGGGAGATTGTCACTACCATTCCTACAATTG GATTTAACGTAGAGACAGTGGAATACAAGAATTCGAGCTTCACTGTATGGGATGTGGGTGGACAAGATAAG ATCCGGCCTCTATGGAGGCACTACTTTCAGAACACTCAGGGTCTTATCTTTGTGGTAGATAGTAATGATCGAGATAGAATTACAGAAGCTAGAGATGAGCTCCATCGCATGCTTAATGAG GAAGAATTACGAAGCGCTACCATTCTTGTGTTTGCCAATAAACAAGACCTTCCAAATGCTATGAGTGTTGCAGAAATTAGTGATAAACTTGGTCTGCATTCGCTCCGTCAACGACGCTG GTACATACAGAGTGCTTGTGCAACATCTGGACAGGGGCTTTATGAAGGTCTTGATTGGTTATCAAATAATATTTCTGGCAAG GCATAA